From Primulina huaijiensis isolate GDHJ02 chromosome 15, ASM1229523v2, whole genome shotgun sequence, one genomic window encodes:
- the LOC140960520 gene encoding uncharacterized protein, with amino-acid sequence MVYCYCKRALENGRRLAFLLDHEVFGDDYEVNLHFEDISPLYHLEPISGNCVVVYIWHLYKKMVKENKIDKFRFVNPHSIPNLQHNSHDKTGKIERLNKRASSLADRLSGAAMNQLVLVPSCSGFHWTLTVIEPYKEIVYLVDSLSHRIRDEDWKYVVEMALTLFNSTKGRKGRKRVQWEVIKAPKQPDTKQCGYYVMRFMRQIIEEVATFEGDSLRSIFTKTEYSMEEIDEVRTELAECIQDHIYE; translated from the exons ATGGTGTATTGTTATTGTAAGAGAGCCCTTGAAAATGGAAGGAGATTAGCATTTCTTTTAGATCATGAAGTATTTGGAGATGATTATGAAGTTAACTTGCACTTTGAGGACATCAGTCCTTTGTATCACTTGGAACCAATTTCAGGAAATTGTGTAGTTGTCTACATTTG GCATCTTTATAAAAAGATGGTGAAAGAAAACAAGATTGACAAATTCAGATTCGTTAATCCACACAGCATCCCAAATTTGCAACATAATTCACACGACAAAACAGGTAAAATTGAAAGGTTGAACAAGAGGGCGAGTTCTTTAGCGGATAGGCTAAGTGGTGCAGCAATGAATCAATTGGTTTTGGTTCCAAGTTGTTCTGG TTTTCATTGGACTCTCACTGTCATCGAGCCTTATAAGGAGATTGTTTATTTGGTGGATTCCTTAAGTCATCGCATTCGTGATGAGGATTGGAAATATGTTGTGGAAAT GGCGTTGACATTGTTTAACTCAACTAAAGGAAGGAAAGGAAGAAAGCGTGTACAATGGGAAGTCATAAAG GCTCCTAAGCAACCGGATACAAAACAATGTGGTTATTACGTGATGAGATTCATGAGGCAGATTATTGAAGAAGTTGCAACTTTTGAGGGGGATTCACTACGATCGATA TTCACAAAAACGGAGTATTCtatggaagaaattgatgaggTTCGCACCGAGCTAGCCGAATGCATACAGGATCATATTTATGAATAG
- the LOC140958216 gene encoding uncharacterized protein, which yields MLIWEVCRSLTSLLWELSDQQKERRKKNIYPHRLARKGYARFAEEIASEFCDDDDINRAIIKKKGRLNKEGDFDGQELQITVEKIDDYIQQKREGKLQITGTKKDILTKAINSDEHVGRVRAVGGHITPTLYFNVGRSWKTEDVDR from the exons ATGCTGATCTGGGAAGTTTGCAGGAGTCTTACTAGCCTACTTTGG GAACTAAGTGATCAAcagaaggaaagaaggaagaaGAACATATACCCTCATCGCCTTGCTCGTAAGGGATATGCACGATTTGCTGAAGAAATA GCAAGTGAATTTTGTGACGATGATGATATCAACAGAgctattattaaaaaaaaagggcGATTGAATAAAGAAGGAGATTTTGATGGCCAGGAGTTGCAAATAACAGTAGAAAAGATT GATGATTACATACAACAAAAGCGTGAGGGGAAACTTCAAATAACAGGGACAAAAAAGGATATTCTCACGAAAGCAATCAATTCAGATGAACATGTTGGACGTGTGAGAGCTGTTGGAGGTCACATCACCCCAACATTATATTTCAATGTTGGTAGAAGTTGGAAGACTGAGGATGTTGACAGATAG